The following proteins are encoded in a genomic region of Oncorhynchus keta strain PuntledgeMale-10-30-2019 chromosome 35, Oket_V2, whole genome shotgun sequence:
- the LOC127915815 gene encoding polycystic kidney disease protein 1-like 3 yields MSCEGYRSRTSRSMSCEGYRSRTSSSMSCEGYISRTSSSMSCEGYRSRTSSSMSCEGYRSRTPSSMSCEGYRSRTSSSMSCEGYRSRTPSSMSCEGYRSRMSSSMSCEGYRSRTPSSMSCEGYRSRTSSSMSCEGYRSRTPSSMSCEGYRSRTSCSMSCECYRSRTPSSMSCEGYRSRTSSSMSCEGYRSRTPSSMSCEGYRSRTSSSMSCEGYRSRTPSSMSCEGYRSRTSCSMSCECYRSRTPSSMSCEGYRSRTSSSMPFSFGFLRLVLAGDRLLLWPFPPDPSPADAIWCPSETDSLGSIRVKEHICEIDPGWDSTEVLVIWWIRGISLFPSISSPSSSSGLSSATAFNCTSSSPPSSSSSADTPTLTSVSSSGVFSSPPVSPATPVSSSPAASS; encoded by the coding sequence ATGTCCTGTGAGGGTTACAGATCTAGGACGTCCAGGTCTATGTCCTGTGAGGGTTACAGATCTAGGACGTCCAGTTCTATGTCCTGTGAGGGTTACATATCTAGGACGTCCAGTTCTATGTCCTGTGAGGGTTACAGATCTAGGACGTCCAGTTCTATGTCCTGTGAGGGTTACAGATCTAGGACGCCCAGTTCTATGTCCTGTGAGGGTTACAGATCTAGGACATCCAGTTCTATGTCCTGTGAGGGTTACAGATCTAGGACGCCCAGTTCTATGTCCTGTGAGGGTTACAGATCTAGGATGTCCAGTTCTATGTCCTGTGAGGGTTACAGATCTAGGACGCCCAGTTCTATGTCCTGTGAGGGTTACAGATCTAGGACATCCAGTTCTATGTCCTGTGAGGGTTACAGATCTAGGACGCCCAGTTCTATGTCCTGTGAGGGTTACAGATCTAGGACGTCCTGTTCTATGTCCTGTGAGTGTTACAGATCTAGGACGCCCAGTTCTATGTCCTGTGAGGGTTACAGATCTAGGACGTCCAGTTCTATGTCCTGTGAGGGTTACAGATCTAGGACGCCCAGTTCTATGTCCTGTGAGGGTTACAGATCTAGGACGTCCAGTTCTATGTCCTGTGAGGGTTACAGATCTAGGACGCCCAGTTCTATGTCCTGTGAGGGTTACAGATCTAGGACGTCCTGTTCTATGTCCTGTGAGTGTTACAGATCTAGGACGCCCAGTTCTATGTCCTGTGAGGGTTACAGATCTAGGACGTCCAGTTCTATGCCGTTCTCTTTTGGTTTCCTGCGTTTGGTTCTGGCTGGAGATCGGCTCCTCCTCTGGCCTTTCCCCCCTGACCCTTCCCCCGCAGATGCCATCTGGTGTCCATCAGAGACAGATTCATTGGGCTCTATCAGGGTTAAGGAGCACATTTGTGAAATTGATCCTGGCTGGGACTCCACAGAGGTTCTGGTCATCTGGTGGATCAGAGGGATTTCTCtatttccctccatctcctcaccCTCCTCGTCTTCAGGATTAAGCTCCGCCACAGCATTCAActgcacctcctcctctcctccctcttcctcatcctctgcTGACACCCCCACATTAACCTCTGTTTCTTCCTCAGgagtcttctcctctccccctgtctctcccgcTACTCCGGTCTCTTCATCTCCTGCAGCTTCCTCCTGA
- the LOC118381214 gene encoding retinitis pigmentosa 1-like 1 protein, translated as MQSAPAGLWDPHGPQSKDVSSLPVHTPSASRLSHLIAAPPTKRITFYKSGDTKFAGVRMAVHKRSFKCFDALLDDLSQKVPLPFGVRTVTTPRGIHSIKHLEQLEDGGCYLCSDRRQAKPINIELAGKRPALWHHNSRRVPQRPAEDPPPPSAPSHTPTRQRRILLVRNSDPAVRRSVILSRRSARSLRVFLEGISEIMQCHVRKLYTLEGRKIDSAQSLMTCPGVLVCVGREPFRPLLLNYVAKHSEEKLPGLGTRSPGNGARSPGTGARSPGTGARSPRNGQGARSRSSVCSEGHGSKKNVNFGLETKKTIIHPLSDSSNLSTRFSLSSDKSYPNGLSSQGGKEAVLNDDIEKRVLVNKDGSLSVEMRVRFRLHNDERLQWSTEIKKSPSDSLTNDCCPLREAPPCFLQQGQSESCSDHDSASCVVEAADYTPKPPQRSLEEPQSHYACCFQRQEYDLWENPAHIQTSKHSHSRVRHTHSSSSSSSCRSSKLVRRRATHRECSELGRVVNGMVEVCTVSSSCSHSELSLGATDNQGEERPLSSSSHVLQALQDDVDDLPPSVSRCCHSNDPPQALPLTPQPPSPMSTSSRSRKHTPALQGEERGSKTSFRRSSNSCSCCRGEVTPKANEERVDSSLSKASQASHGSRAPSNRIRIPVAPEEGDDEAEQGGKRAVSVSGGSGGSIGSVGSIGSSVCSHCGGCDQGYDLVSCHSQKSHRSKRSQEEEEERSGRGLSGGSDECGFSQRTNKSNCTHFYQEGRAASMMSHMSLPEEGEDTGKEGEVEVGEKIEEGEKDERAANVLSAKCFSSVKGRTSRTSQKSKASESLADMEEQMEEPMEGEEKEGEVEDGSEQRAASIMSVKSNLSAKSSRSHTSTCSKADGSTKASERASSPRSEPDVAEDTGAAETEERGASVMSAKTNTSANYSRSHKSTKSPNAGAASASSETPDINAIETTGEGEEEEVGEKTEERLESSMSVRSNLSAKSCRSCKSTCSKAEQVLSAYSPEVPATEPEPTGEDEGEERATISTSVKSNLSAKSSRSHKSTCSRSIRVVSPKPAASETLVNDPADVVAAGALSAKTNASAKSRRSCKSTGDDEGEEREARAMSAKTRASIKFSRTHKSACKAASPKPAACETPVNDPEEKTEEEKTASALSAKTSASVRSSRSHKSTCSRSVRAETPVAKDIPAIETTEGDENGSAAAAGETEERPASAILDDNNASVKSSISHKSTCSKAERAPSSNSPEVPATEPEPTGDDEGEKRAAGATSKSSRSLKSTCSRNVWAETPGTKDIPVITTTGGEEMVDDTTAAGDTEERPSSAVSAKTSASVKSSRSHKSTCSRRAESQRSQPADVPVIETTGRDEVGEKKERAESVMSAKSNDSAMSRKSNRPTCNGSSRAVSPVAQDVPAIETTGGKEHRDKSTASVKTNRSHKSSSGRRAETPTAEQADVNETTGRDEKGEGTVRPASAMSTKYSASAKSSRSHKSTCNSGSARAISPAPKTADVPAIETTGVDREGEKTEERPASAMLAKSHISAKSSTSHTSNGSNRSTFLHLKKERGERGVRPAPSTTGNDLETGSVKSAKPPKNADSSTRPLSTASQANAKSTNQTPPATTETKEESQSHATSRPASTAAHRDDDVRDHVTEKKAPSVRSKSPAKAEGDSRVASFARSTRSKVKVQKASEAQDDEMPETRASLMQVKGHRVKAQSDTGSVHSVKTSKTDKIVIKGNSKPKSAQVGNTTSQSFNPPEGSRPAIQLGTASVSDSLLSQSLSAADLLRGNMAASRLSSPAGSKVSIPDSGKSGKSGSSQRRRKLKQEEVELEELGPLCLPKTSPIDIVSDWLRGIPADSGMDNPEDEMNEGIEETEVKREEGDEKGGETEGQGGEETEEKQEPIETTEMEQENTAETGKQEEEEEQEKTAETGQQEEEEEQENTAETGQQEEEEEQENTAETGQQEEEEEQENTAETGQQEEEEEEEQENTAETGQQEEEEEVEQENMAETGQQEEEEEEEQENTADTGQQEEEEEEEQENTAETGQQEEEEEVEQENMAETGQQEEEEEEEQENTAETGQEEEEQENTAETGQQEEEEEQENTAETGQQEEEEEQENMAETGQQDEEEQENTAETGQQEEEEEQENTAETGQQEEEEEQENTAETGQQEEEEEQENTAETGQQEEEEEQENTAETGKQDEEEQENMAETGQEEEEEEEEQENTAETGQEEEEEEQENMPETGQKKAARQPEEEGEVKEEEEERGEEEEEAAVGEKEKKDKEEEEVKKEEEGEVGAEEEGECSECADCCPDPAPPNNDISSPCHRHLFLSRESELPWSCHSSVAVMKVLLNPTLGRCSSLPEISPVYGRRLSSSAKGLLDCLAQLQLIDPPPSPAAAPGPDRYQRYQEVMDILESLWLSKPDLEKRKEGETEEKERLKDSGVDLSSGSAGSGGSGKTRPDETAGDITLIAKGEGGEGGGEGETDGRGGGGEGETDGGGEGEIDGGGEGEIDGGGEGEIDGETDGGGEGEIDGGGEGEIDGEGEGEIDGGGEGEVGEGEIDGEGEGETDGGGEGETDGGGEGETDGGGEGEIDGGGEGETDGGGEGETDGEGETYGGGEGETDGGGEGETYGGGEGETDGGGEGETDGEGETYGGGEGETDGGGEGETDGGGEGETYGGGEGETYGGGEEATSAELLSDAATPDIASQVQSSPGEDESSPESPPGTGEMLQTLERLKTPGSPSSSDSTAYKSPTDTETDTPEDTPSSGTPPSVQRPLLTKRVSQDPDPVWVLNLLKKLEKQFMAHYVDAMAELKVRWDLDNNVMLDTMITELRDEVKKRIQMSIDRELRKIRGRAGRGPRPPNMSRESTVTDQRRRRLKVMKVQSVNESDGEQGSGDVSDQRSEDEYCPCDACIRKKAEDKAIKMEAVVAKAPVMMAFDLRKILQMKKDPESPVPPSPTQGKNNDKLEEGEEEQVGNLEVVQEDEEEEEEEQVGNLEVVHEDEEEEERKEDIIPTVIEEDISEKEEEGVTGGEEGEEEGQESHGAESLMSEVEEEIAEEIGAEEQEEDGVVEGTEDEEEEAGEGETGCESAGEDGVEGAETGE; from the exons ATGCAGTCGGCTCCAGCAGGTTTGTGGGACCCCCATGGACCCCAGTCTAAagatgtctcctctctccccgtacACACACCCTCCGCCTCTCGCCTCTCCCATTTGATCGCTGCACCACCGACTAAGAGAATCACCTTCTACAAGAGCGGCGACACTAAGTTTGCGGGAGTGAGGATGGCCGTCCACAAACGCAGCTTCAAATGCTTTGACGCACTACTGGACGACCTGTCGCAGAAG gtgcccCTGCCGTTTGGAGTACGTACGGTCACCACTCCCAGAGGAATCCACAGTATTAAACATCTAGAGCAGCTGGAGGACGGTGGGTGCTACCTCTGCTCTGACAGACGGCAGGCTAAACCAATCAACATAGAGCTGGCTGGCAAACGTCCCGCCCTCTGGCACCACAACAG TCGAAGAGTGCCACAGCGACCAGCAGAAGACCCTCCTCCTCCCAGTGCTCCAAGCCACACCCCAACACGGCAGCGACGCATCCTATTGGTCAGGAACAGCGACCCTGCAGTGAGGAGGAGTGTGATTCTGAGTCGCCGCTCGGCCCGGAGCCTCCGAGTGTTTCTGGAGGGCATCTCGGAAATTATGCAGTGTCACGTCAGGAAATTATACACGCTGGAGGGACGCAAG atTGACAGTGCACAGAGCCTGATGACGTGTccaggtgtgttggtgtgtgtaggtCGAGAGCCCTTCAGACCTCTACTCCTGAACTATGTAGCCAAGCACTCTGAGGAGAAACTACCTGGACTGGGGACGCG GTCACCTGGCAATGGGGCCCGGTCTCCCGGTACTGGGGCCCGGTCTCCCGGTACTGGGGCCCGGTCACCTCGTAATGGTCAGGGAGCTCGGTCACGGTCTAGTGTCTGCAGCGAAGGACACGGCAGCAAGAAGAACG tgaactttGGTCTGGAGACTAAGAAGACCATCATCCATCCTCTCTCAGACTCTTCCAACCTCTCCACCcgcttctctctgtcctctgacaAGTCCTACCCTAATGGCCTCAGCAGCCAAGGTGGCAAGGAGGCGGTGCTTAACGATGACATCGAGAAACGGGTACTGGTGAACAAAGACGGCAGCCTGTCTGTGGAGATGAGGGTGCGGTTTCGTCTCCATAACGACGAGAGGCTCCAGTGGTCCACGGAGATTAAGAagtctccctctgactctctgacCAATGACTGCTGTCCCCTCAGGGAAGCCCCGCCCTGCTTCCTACAG CAAGGCCAATCAGAAAGCTGCTCAGACCATGACTCCGCCTCCTGTGTTGTTGAAGCTGCCGACTACACCCCCAAGCCTCCACAGCGCTCCCTGGAGGAGCCACAGTCACATTATGCCTGCTGCTTCCAGAGACAGGAGTATGACCTTTGGGAGAACCCCGCCCACATCCAGACTTCTAAGCATTCACACTCCAGGGTTAGACACACCCACTCCTCaagttcctcctcctcctgccgcTCCAGCAAGTTGGTGAGGAGGCGTGCGACCCACAGGGAGTGCTCAGAGCTCGGAAGGGTTGTAAATGGAATGGTGGAGGTGTGTACAGTCAGCAGCAGCTGCAGCCACAGCGAGCTTAGCCTGGGTGCCACAGACAACCAGGGGGAGGAGCGTCCTCTGTCTAGCTCCTCCCATGTGCTCCAAGCACTTCAGGACGATGTGGATGACCTCCCTCCCAGCGTCTCACGCTGCTGCCATAGCAATGACCCCCCACAAGCCCTCCCCTTGACCCCACAGCCTCCCAGCCCTATGTCTACTTCCTCCAGGAGCAGAAAACACACCCCTGccctacagggagaggagagggggagcaaAACCTCCTTCCGGCGTTCTAGTAACTCGTGCtcctgctgcagaggagaagtcaCCCCTAAGGCCAACGAGGAGAGAGTGGACAGCTCGTTGTCGAAGGCCAGCCAAGCTTCCCACGGATCCAGAGCTCCCTCCAATAGAATCAGGATCCCTGTGGCTCCAGAGGAGGGAGATGATGAAGCTGAGCAGGGTGGGAAGAGGGCAGTCAGCGTCTCCGGTGGCTCAGGGGGGTCCATTGGGTCAGTGGGGTCTATAGGCTCCAGTGTATGTTCTCACTGTGGGGGGTGTGACCAAGGTTACGACCTTGTGTCCTGCCACTCACAGAAGTCACATAGGTCAAAGCGATctcaagaagaagaagaggagaggtcagggagaGGACTCTCAGGTGGCTCAGATGAGTGTGGATTTTCTCAGAGGACCAACAAGTCCAACTGTACCCACTTCTACCAAGAGGGCCGAGCAGCCAGCATGATGTCACACATGTCTCTGCCCGAGGAGGGAGAAGatacagggaaggagggagaggtagaggttgGAGAGAAAATAGAGGAAGGGGAGAAAGACGAGAGAGCAGCCAATGTCCTCTCAGCCAAATGCTTCTCTTCAGTCAAGGGCAGGACCTCTAGAACCTCCCAGAAGTCTAAGGCCTCAGAATCCCTTGCAGACATGGAGGAACAAATGGAAGAAccgatggagggagaagagaaagagggagaggtagaagatGGATCAGAGCAGAGAGCAGCAAGCATTATGTCAGTTAAATCTAATCTCTCAGCCAAGTCCAGCAGATCTCATACATCTACCTGTAGCAAAGCAGATGGGTCCACCAAAGCTTCAGAGAGGGCATCGTCTCCCAGATCAGAACCAGACGTTGCTGAGGATAcaggagcagcagagacagaggagagaggagccagTGTTATGTCAGCTAAAACTAACACTTCAGCAAATTACAGCAGATCCCATAAGTCTACCAAAAGTCCTAATGCTGGGGCTGCTTCTGCCAGCTCTGAAACACCTGACATCAATGCTATTGAGACAACAGGCGAAGGTGAAGAGGAAGAAgtgggagagaaaacagaggagaggttagagagctCCATGTCTGTTAGATCTAACCTCTCAGCAAAGTCTTGTAGGTCCTGTAAGTCTACCTGCAGCAAAGCAGAACAGGTCCTTTCCGCCTACTCACCAGAGGTACCAGCTACTGAACCTGAACCTActggagaggatgagggagaggagagagcaacgATCTCCACGTCTGTTAAATCTAACCTCTCAGCCAAGTCCAGCAGGTCTCATAAGTCAACCTGCAGTAGGAGTATTAGAGTTGTTTCTCCAAAACCAGCAGCGAGTGAAACTCTAGTCAACGATCCAGCAGACGTGGTTGCAGCGGGTGCATTGTCAGCTAAAACCAATGCTTCAGCAAAGTCCCGTAGGTCTTGTAAGTCTACAGGAgatgatgagggagaggagagagaagcaagAGCCATGTCAGCTAAAACGAGGGCTTCTATCAAGTTCAGCAGGACCCACAAGTCTGCCTGTAAAGCTGCCTCTCCAAAGCCAGCCGCATGTGAAACTCCTGTCAACGATccagaggagaaaacagaggaagagaagacagCGAGTGCATTGTCAGCTAAAACCAGTGCTTCTGTCAGATCTAGCAGGTCTCACAAGTCTACCTGTAGTAGGAGTGTGAGGGCTGAGACACCTGTTGCTAAAGACATCCCTGCTattgaaacaacagagggagatgagaatgggtctgctgctgctgccggagaaacagaggagagaccagCGAGCGCCATTTTGGATGACAATAATGCCTCAGTGAAATCTAGCATATCTCACAAGTCTACCTGCAGCAAAGCAGAACGGGCCCCTTCCTCCAACTCACCAGAGGTGCCAGCGACTGAGCCTGAACCTACTGGAGATgatgagggagagaagagagcagcAGGTGCCACGTCAAAGTCCAGCAGGTCCCTCAAGTCTACCTGCAGTAGGAATGTCTGGGCTGAGACTCCGGGGACTAAAGACATCCCTGTTATTACGacgacagggggagaggagatggttgACGATACAACTGCTGctggagacacagaggagagaccgTCGAGCGCCGTCTCAGCTAAAACCAGTGCTTCTGTCAAGTCCAGCAGGTCTCATAAATCTACCTGCAGTAGGAGGGCTGAGAGTCAAAGATCTCAACCAGCCGATGTCCCTGTTATTGAAACAACAGGAAGAGACGAGGtcggagagaagaaagagagagcagaaagtgTCATGTCAGCTAAATCTAATGATTCAGCAATGTCCCGCAAGTCTAACAGGCCCACCTGTAATGGAAGTAGTAGAGCAGTCTCTCCAGTGGCTCAAGATGTTCCTGCTATCGAGACGACAGGTGGAAAAGAACACAGAGACAAATCCACCGCCTCTGTCAAGACCAACAGGTCTCATAAGTCGTCCAGTGGTAGGAGGGCTGAAACTCCAACTGCAGAACAAGCTGATGTTAATGAGACCACCGGAAGGGacgagaagggagaggggacagtgagACCAGCGAGTGCCATGTCGACTAAATATAGTGCTTCAGCAAAGTCCAGCAGATCTCACAAGTCCACCTGTAATAGTGGAAGTGCTAGAGCGATCTCTCCAGCACCTAAAACAGCAGACGTCCCTGCCATTGAAACAACAGGGgttgacagggagggagagaaaacagaggagagaccagCTAGCGCCATGTTGGCTAAATCTCACATCTCAGCGAAGTCCAGTACATCTCATACGTCTAATGGTAGTAACAGAAGTACGTTTCTGCACCTGAaaaaagagagaggtgagagaggtgtTAGACCTGCCCCCAGCACTACAGGAAATGACCTTGAGACAGGCAGTGTGAAATCTGCAAAACCCCCAAAAAACGCAGATTCCTCCACCAGACCCCTCTCCACAGCATCACAGGCTAATGCTAAATCCACCAATCAGACACCGCCTGCCACCACCGAGACCAAAGAGGAGTCTCAAAGTCATGCCACGAGCCGACCTGCCAGCACGGCTGCACACAGAGATGATGATGTCAGAGATCATGTCACAGAGAAGAAAGCTCCCAGCGTACGTTCTAAGAGCCCTGCTAAAGCAGAAGGAGACTCAAGAGTGGCTTCCTTCGCCCGCTCCACCAGGTCAAAGGTGAAAGTTCAGAAGGCCAGCGAGGCCCAGGACGATGAGATGCCAGAGACAAGGGCCTCCTTAATGCAAGTGAAAGGTCACAGGGTTAAAGCTCAGAGTGACACGGGCAGCGTTCACTCCGTGAAAACCTCCAAAACGGATAAGATTGTGATAAAAGGGAATTCCAAACCAAAGTCGGCCCAAGTGGGAAACACTACCTCCCAGTCCTTCAATCCCCCTGAGGGCTCCAGACCCGCCATCCAGCTGGGTACGGCCAGCGTCAGCGATAGCctcctctcccagtccctgtctgCAGCTGACCTGCTCAGGGGGAACATGGCCGCCTCGCGCCTCTCCAGCCCTGCAGGGTCAAAGGTTAGCATCCCTGATAGTGGGAAGAGTGGGAAGAGTGGGAGTAGCCAGAGGAGAAGGAAGCTCAAACAGGAAGAGGTGGAGCTAGAGGAGCTGGGTCCCCTCTGTCTGCCCAAAACCTCACCCATTGACATTGTCAGTGATTGGCTGAGAGGCATCCCTGCTGACAGCGGCATGGATAACCCTGAAGATGAGATGAACGAGGGAATTGAAGAGACAGAAGtaaaaagagaggaaggagatgagaaaggaggggaaacagagggacaaggaggagaggagactgaggagaaaCAAGAACCGATTGAAACTacagagatggagcaggagaacacggctgaaacaggaaaacaggaagaggaagaggagcaggagaagacggctgaaacaggacaacaggaagaggaagaggagcaggagaaCACGGCTGAAACAGgacaacaggaagaggaagaggagcaggagaaCACGGCTGAAACAGgacaacaggaagaggaagaggagcaggagaaCACGGCTGAAACAGgacaacaggaagaggaagaggaagaggagcaggagaaCACGGCTGAAACAGgacaacaggaagaggaagaggaagtggagcAGGAGAACATGGCTGAAACAGgacaacaggaagaggaagaggaagaggagcaggagaaCACGGCTGACACAGgacaacaggaagaggaagaggaagaggagcaggagaaCACGGCTGAAACAGgacaacaggaagaggaagaggaagtggagcAGGAGAACATGGCTGAAACAGgacaacaggaagaggaagaggaagaggagcaggagaaCACGGCTGAAACAGGAcaagaggaagaggagcaggagaaCACGGCTGAAACAGgacaacaggaagaggaagaggagcaggagaaCACGGCTGAAACAGGACaacaagaagaggaagaggagcaggagaaCATGGCTGAAACAGGACAACAGGATGAAGAGGAGCAGGAGAACACGGCTGAAACAGGACaacaagaagaggaagaggagcaggagaaCACGGCTGAAACAGgacaacaggaagaggaagaggagcaggagaaCACGGCTGAAACAGgacaacaggaagaggaagaggagcaggagaaCACGGCTGAAACAGGACaacaagaagaggaagaggagcaggagaaCACGGCTGAAACAGGAAAACAGGATGAAGAGGAGCAGGAGAACATGGCTGAAACAGgacaagaggaagaggaagaggaagaggagcaggagaaCACGGCTGAAACAGgacaagaggaagaggaagaggagcaggagaaCATGCCTGAAACAGGACAAAAGAAGGCTGCCCGGCaaccagaggaagagggagaggtgaaagaggaagaggaagagaggggagaggaggaggaggaagcagcagtgggggagaaggagaagaaagataaagaagaagaggaggtaaaaaaagaagaagagggggaggtgggagcagaggaggagggagagtgctCTGAGTGTGCTGACTGCTGCCCTGACCCAGCCCCACCCAACAATGACATCAGTTCTCCTTGTCATCGCCACCTGTTCCTCAGTAGAGAGTCAGAGCTGCCTTGGAGCTGCCACTCATCTGTGGCAGTAATGAAGGTTTTACTGAACCCTACACTGGGCCGGTGCAGCTCCCTACCCGAG ATAAGTCCAGTGTACGGACGCAGACTGAGCTCCTCTGCTAAAGGTCTGCTGGACTGTCTGGCCCAGCTGCAGCTCATCGACCCACCCCCTTCTCCAGCTGCAGCCCCAGGCCCTGACCGGTACCAGCGGTACCAAGAGGTCATGGATATACTAGAGTCACTGTGGCTGTCTAAGCCTGACCTcgagaagaggaaggagggagagacagaggagaaggagaggctaAAAGATTCTGGTGTGGACCTGAGCAGCGGCTCAGCAGGGTCTGGGGGTTCTGGGAAGACCAGACCAGATGAAACAGCGGGTGACATCACTCTCATAGcgaagggagaaggaggggaaggaggaggagagggggagacagacggaagaggaggaggaggagagggagagacagatggaggaggagagggagagatagatggaggaggagagggagagatagatggaggaggagagggagagatagatggagagacagatggaggaggagagggagagatagatggaggaggagagggagagatagatggagaaggagaaggagagatagatggaggaggagagggggaggtaggagagggagagatagatggagaaggagaaggagagacagatggaggaggagagggagagacagatggaggaggagagggagagacagatggaggaggagagggagagatagatggaggaggagaaggagagacagatggaggaggagagggggagacagatggagagggagagacatatggaggaggagagggagagacagatggaggaggagagggggagacatatggaggaggagagggagagacagatggaggaggagagggggagacagatggagagggagagacatatggaggaggagagggagagacagatggaggaggagagggggagacagatggaggaggagagggagagacatatggagggggagagggagagacatatggaggaggagaggaagcaaCATCAGCAGAGCTGCTTTCAGACGCGGCTACCCCAGACATCGCCAGCCAAGTGCAGAGCAGCCCAGGGGAGGATGAGTCGTCCCCAGAGTCACCCCCAGGGACAGGTGAGATGCTGCAGACCCTTGAGAGACTCAAAACCCCAGGGAGCCCATCCTCTTCAGACAGCACAGCCTACAAATCCCCcactgacacagagacagacaccccGGAGGACACCCCCAGCTCAGGGACACCCCCGTCAGTCCAACGACCGCTGCTCACCAAGCGTGTCTCCCAGGACCCTGACCCGGTCTGGGTTCTCAACCTGCTGAAGAAGTTGGAGAAGCAGTTCATGGCCCACTACGTGGACGCCATGGCCGAGTTAAAG GTGCGTTGGGACCTAGACAACAATGTGATGTtggacactatgatcactgaGCTGAGAGATGAGGTGAAGAAGAGGATCCAGATGAGCATTGATCGTGAACTGAGGAAGATTCGGGGACGGGCGGGCCGGGGGCCGCGACCCCCTAACATGTCCCGGGAGTCAACCGTAACAGACCAGAGGAGGCGGAGGTTGAAG GTCATGAAGGTCCAGTCGGTAAACGAGAGTGACGGAGAGCAGGGTTCAGGCGATGTTAGCGACCAGCGCAGTGAGGACGAGTACTGTCCCTGCGACGCCTGCATACGGAAAAAGGCGGAGGACAAGGCAATCAAAATGGAGGCTGTGGTTGCCAAGGCGCCGGTGATGATGGCGTTTGATCTGCGTAAGATCCTGCAGATGAAGAAAGACCCAGAGTCTCCGGTGCCCCCTAGCCCCACACAGGGGAAGAACAATGACAAactggaagagggggaggaggaacaggttGGGAATCTAGAGGTGGTACAGGAagacgaggaagaggaggaggaggaacaggttGGGAATCTAGAGGTGGTACACGAagacgaggaagaggaggagagaaaggaggatatTATACCAACTGTTATAGAGGAAGATATCTCTgagaaggaagaggaaggagtgactgggggagaggagggagaggaggagggacaggagagTCACGGAGCTGAGTCTCTGATgagtgaagtagaggaggaaatAGCTGAGGAGATAGGGGCTGAAGAACAGGAGGAGGATGGAGTGGTAGAGGGaactgaggatgaggaggaagaagCAGGGGAAGGAGAGACGGGGTGTGAAAGTGCAGGAGAAGATGGTGTGGAGGGGGCGgagactggggag